From the Fibrobacter sp. UWR3 genome, one window contains:
- a CDS encoding YicC/YloC family endoribonuclease has translation MSIISMTGFGKSESTLNGTTCVIEVRSVNSRFLEISSKIPKNFAYLENDLKAQIKDKLARGSVNLSITLGEGAVGNIPVCYNETAVSKFVEITKAMQAKHGIAGEITLDHILAIPEVLQFTDAGADNEAWENHLKKELSKALDGVIAMREKEGANLAADLTKRVAHLEDVLAKIEVLDPQRIDTWKVKFKERIDSLMKDSEIDDVRLLQEACIMADKLDIHEEITRFHSHNKLFLDALKKGGAQGKNLGFILQEMGREANTLGTKCQSAEIAALAIELKNEIECIREQSLNIA, from the coding sequence ATGTCGATTATTTCCATGACAGGGTTCGGCAAGAGCGAATCCACACTGAACGGAACCACCTGCGTTATCGAAGTGCGCAGCGTGAACAGCCGTTTCCTCGAAATTTCAAGCAAGATTCCTAAAAACTTCGCCTACCTCGAAAACGACCTCAAGGCCCAAATCAAGGACAAGCTGGCCCGCGGCTCGGTGAACCTCTCCATCACACTCGGCGAAGGCGCTGTCGGGAATATTCCCGTATGCTACAACGAAACGGCGGTAAGCAAGTTCGTGGAAATCACCAAGGCCATGCAGGCAAAGCACGGCATCGCAGGCGAAATCACGCTCGACCACATTCTCGCCATCCCCGAAGTACTGCAATTTACCGATGCCGGCGCCGATAACGAGGCCTGGGAAAACCACCTGAAGAAAGAACTTTCGAAGGCGCTGGACGGCGTTATCGCCATGCGCGAAAAGGAAGGCGCGAATCTCGCGGCCGACCTCACAAAGCGCGTTGCCCACCTAGAAGACGTGCTCGCGAAAATCGAGGTGCTGGACCCGCAGCGCATCGACACATGGAAGGTCAAGTTCAAGGAACGCATCGACAGCCTGATGAAGGATAGCGAAATCGACGACGTGCGCCTGTTGCAGGAAGCCTGCATCATGGCAGACAAGCTCGACATCCACGAAGAAATCACGCGGTTCCACAGCCACAACAAGCTGTTCCTGGATGCCCTCAAGAAAGGCGGCGCGCAGGGCAAGAACCTCGGGTTTATCCTTCAGGAAATGGGCCGCGAGGCGAATACCCTCGGGACAAAATGCCAGAGCGCAGAGATTGCGGCGCTTGCCATCGAACTCAAGAACGAAATCGAGTGCATTAGGGAGCAGAGCCTCAATATTGCATAG
- a CDS encoding histidine phosphatase family protein — MKTPFLKVLFGCAVATMFLTACGDDGSDGLPSAPQSSAEGPVTTSSDSSVPSSSGDAPVSQATDPQSSSAVVAPESSAEVDVPPQGGGYTPGTLEEEIAKDAPFVEASAANGTLLPLAEVLAAVQPTERVVFVLRHARRGSSTGRETPLHMTGVNQCQTLGAMIAAVNATDPIFYAHSDFVRTESTAKNIFAGRGGDTTQFVSTVVQKLAGGGYVKNDSLLDLHAAEDFETNQLKVFASWMYKGEYTDTFNDLTETSVALLTQYILPAFPPEYRIGIMISHDMVVAPLTAYLTKQAVDFKAYEDLKKWLGYVQGVAIIIAADGSRRYIPVNGLYGQYADLDGVNKK; from the coding sequence ATGAAAACTCCGTTCCTGAAAGTTCTCTTCGGTTGTGCAGTGGCCACGATGTTCCTTACCGCCTGTGGCGATGATGGCTCTGATGGGCTTCCCAGTGCACCGCAGTCCTCTGCGGAGGGTCCGGTCACCACGTCTTCGGACAGTTCCGTGCCGTCCAGCTCGGGCGATGCTCCCGTATCGCAGGCGACCGACCCGCAGTCCTCATCCGCAGTCGTTGCTCCTGAAAGTAGCGCCGAAGTGGATGTGCCTCCCCAGGGCGGTGGCTATACTCCCGGTACCCTCGAAGAAGAAATCGCGAAGGATGCCCCGTTTGTCGAGGCTAGTGCGGCCAATGGCACTCTCTTGCCCCTTGCCGAAGTTCTTGCCGCAGTCCAGCCTACGGAACGCGTCGTCTTTGTGCTGCGCCATGCCCGCCGTGGCAGTTCCACGGGGCGTGAAACTCCGCTCCACATGACCGGCGTGAACCAGTGCCAGACTCTCGGCGCGATGATTGCGGCTGTCAATGCGACAGACCCCATATTCTACGCCCATTCTGACTTTGTGCGCACCGAATCGACCGCCAAGAATATCTTTGCGGGCCGTGGCGGCGATACAACGCAGTTCGTGAGCACCGTCGTGCAGAAACTTGCGGGTGGCGGCTACGTGAAGAACGATTCTCTCCTGGACCTGCATGCTGCCGAAGATTTCGAGACCAACCAGCTCAAGGTGTTTGCCAGCTGGATGTACAAGGGCGAATACACGGATACGTTCAACGACCTTACGGAAACGAGCGTTGCGCTCCTGACCCAGTACATTCTGCCCGCTTTCCCGCCGGAATACCGCATCGGTATCATGATATCGCACGATATGGTTGTGGCTCCGCTTACGGCCTACCTCACGAAGCAGGCGGTTGACTTCAAGGCGTACGAAGACCTCAAGAAGTGGCTTGGCTACGTGCAGGGTGTCGCCATTATCATTGCCGCGGACGGTAGCCGCAGGTATATTCCGGTGAACGGCCTTTACGGCCAGTATGCAGACCTTGACGGTGTGAACAAGAAATGA
- a CDS encoding homoserine O-acetyltransferase — translation MSEYLHKSSIGPVEPKDFVKDYGEAGFVLENGKTLPALNIRYETYGKLNAAADNAVWVCSPLTADAHAAGWYTESDKKPGWWDELIGPGKAIDTDRFFVVCSNILGGCKGTTGPASVNPRTGKPYGSTFPTITIGDMVHAQKELADGLGIKEFYCVMGGSMGGFQAMKWAIYYPEQVKRIVIIASSPRFSSQALGFEVVARDVITQDPNYNNGDFYGEGVAKPDVGLANARKLAHITYLSAIGMEQKFKRAQAQENKSHAVTYSTPFDLNLPIESYLRYQGKKFVDRFDANSYLHIAHATDAFDLETEYGSIENAFKDIKAEVLNVNLSTDWLFPPHESRRITSALLNVGKKVTSLELDTQFGHDGFLIEVGELGKAVGRFLDSKIIPQQGTQAVPVFHEESDFKLLGKLVKEDSHVLDLGCGSGDLLDFLIQKKNVTGFGIEKNITGILDCLEKDVQVIQRDLDDKGISDLKDGSFDYAIINRTIQEIRDPVALLNELLRVAKKAIVTFPNFGHWTTRGSLMLHGRMPKSKELPYEWYDTPNIRLLTVKDFYTLCKKEGFKIENINFQSDHTLSKVLSAFGLKNFGAEHVIATISKV, via the coding sequence ATGAGTGAATATTTGCATAAATCCAGCATCGGCCCCGTAGAGCCGAAGGACTTCGTCAAGGACTATGGCGAGGCCGGTTTTGTGCTGGAAAACGGAAAGACGCTCCCCGCGCTCAACATCCGTTACGAGACATACGGCAAGCTGAACGCCGCCGCCGACAACGCGGTTTGGGTCTGCTCGCCCTTGACCGCCGACGCACACGCCGCCGGCTGGTACACCGAAAGCGACAAGAAGCCCGGCTGGTGGGACGAACTCATCGGCCCCGGCAAGGCAATCGACACGGACCGCTTCTTTGTGGTCTGCAGCAACATTTTGGGCGGGTGCAAGGGCACTACGGGCCCCGCAAGCGTGAACCCGCGCACGGGCAAGCCCTACGGCAGCACATTCCCCACCATTACCATCGGCGACATGGTGCACGCCCAGAAGGAACTCGCCGACGGGCTTGGCATCAAGGAATTCTACTGCGTCATGGGCGGCTCGATGGGCGGCTTCCAGGCGATGAAGTGGGCCATCTACTACCCCGAGCAGGTCAAACGAATCGTGATTATCGCAAGTTCGCCGCGCTTCTCGAGCCAGGCACTCGGTTTCGAAGTCGTGGCCCGCGACGTGATTACGCAGGACCCGAACTACAACAACGGCGATTTCTACGGTGAAGGTGTCGCAAAACCCGACGTGGGCCTCGCGAACGCACGCAAGCTCGCGCATATCACCTACCTCAGCGCCATCGGCATGGAACAGAAGTTCAAGCGTGCGCAGGCGCAGGAGAACAAGAGCCACGCCGTCACGTACTCCACGCCGTTCGACCTAAACCTGCCTATCGAAAGCTACCTGCGCTACCAGGGCAAAAAGTTCGTGGACCGCTTTGACGCGAACAGCTACCTGCACATCGCGCACGCGACCGACGCTTTTGACCTCGAAACCGAATACGGCAGCATCGAGAACGCCTTCAAGGACATCAAGGCCGAAGTGCTGAACGTGAACCTTTCCACCGACTGGCTGTTCCCGCCGCACGAGAGCCGCCGCATCACGAGCGCACTCCTGAACGTGGGCAAGAAGGTGACAAGCCTCGAACTCGACACGCAGTTCGGGCACGACGGATTCCTTATCGAAGTGGGCGAACTCGGCAAGGCCGTAGGCCGCTTCCTCGATTCAAAGATTATCCCGCAGCAAGGCACGCAGGCCGTTCCCGTTTTCCACGAAGAGAGCGACTTCAAGCTGCTCGGCAAGCTCGTGAAGGAAGACAGCCACGTGCTCGACCTCGGTTGCGGCAGTGGCGACCTGCTCGACTTCCTCATCCAGAAGAAGAACGTCACGGGATTCGGCATCGAGAAGAACATCACGGGAATCCTCGACTGCCTCGAGAAGGACGTGCAGGTCATCCAGCGCGACCTCGACGACAAGGGAATCTCGGACCTGAAGGACGGAAGCTTCGACTACGCGATTATCAACCGCACCATCCAGGAAATCCGCGACCCGGTGGCACTCCTAAACGAACTGTTGCGCGTCGCAAAAAAGGCCATCGTCACGTTCCCGAATTTCGGGCACTGGACCACCCGCGGAAGCCTCATGCTCCACGGTCGCATGCCCAAGTCCAAGGAACTGCCGTACGAATGGTACGACACGCCGAACATCCGCCTTTTGACGGTAAAGGACTTCTACACGCTCTGCAAGAAGGAAGGGTTCAAGATAGAGAACATCAACTTCCAGAGCGACCATACGCTGAGTAAGGTCCTTTCCGCATTCGGACTCAAGAACTTTGGCGCAGAACACGTGATTGCCACTATTTCGAAGGTTTAG
- a CDS encoding C25 family cysteine peptidase, whose product MKFKSSIIAVLLLAVASFAMNVVEDSRSRFVADDEVLDASVYGCIDELGEAVPGSRFVPENATLGDSSDVPYRTYRVAIPAGARPRVSVSVKKTIPLGASYCEGATLKFSPVRASAPFLKDGLWMVDVRVPLYERFGNSVRLRKDFRLEVDFSMVGSGVNPGKRALSRVVNTNGAARFGVSQNVFRKSLRRTASVGPSDVHFLARFLVGDKDVATHSEDGLYAVDYRTIHNALPYTMQDSLNGIPVEKLRLYGASADTLPAVVPGSRDVAPAHLFEIPIEIRDHSKRGSGPANGTFDDGDTIVFVGYGTSIWKLEDSVYYHSVSPYSFYQYFQLGWNGSGDALRLSKTLPAYRGSAKDVPLMRYVRAEKDVRLRDTYYGKGIEWEESSGKEWFWHWNCRLDTAVKSDIGMAHLSSLPGRIEGGKTLLQVSYFPHRSIWDSFVEREKDQIPSVMLSTSSMLERMKEIRYNFSVNGKTYSDADMKLVAYGTMQVAGVPLEDSGNRFQLTMLPNSRQYDRFDGYTIAYQWNPVVDSAEWFLPGRVSGLVRLPVPSGVSLLKFRNMQPVGVLASEGGYALDSVSASEDVRYLAYRNGTYRTAVRVEGLTEESNDLLFDVAKINSKTEYLIISAPEFIEGAVALGRFRSEGKAIASYATTVVNVEDIYRHYTGGSASPVALRNYISYAHSVCPDLRFVLLVGTGHFDYRGIKEKLGKNYMPPFEMEDNVTEDFFAVLDSGEMVRTGFYDLDLAVGRLPISTPVEFSAYLEKAKDYDMVGRFDHSEWRNTLLLTADDAKNGTGVDRTGHTTLQEGLSRSIDSLAKKLNYHWSQKKVYLLDYKEDAAGQKKAATEDLLNVLNQGALMTTYFGHGSKTDWAAEGLLKPSYLSRISNTGRYTILNSFSCIVGRFDEGIKRSLSEEFVVAKSAGSIASVGAARETFATNNEKFGKNFVFNLLRNDGITIGEAFMRAKNTNAEQLTSLNNASLYRQRYNNEHYVLIGEPVIKILSNGFKVTLDQKIDTLKALDKVKLSGSVSGMDNGVIELSMRESRRNKNLFLGDPEHPEDSLEVVYDGTLVYSEKVPVTGGRYETEFITPRKISFGDTAVELTAWAYSSDERAIGRYRAGGITISGFSAYADSIQDTVPPTISIQNCFAKGSENSYADGQTVRLQSPACLQVIIEDSTALDFREYADEGISLEVEGIEYPYHPYPYLEQSSKRAVVHKSFTAESYPEGKYTFRVRALDVLGNTAVKTLNLEITEDLKSGLADVFNVPNPVGKKGTTFYFKNLAVGRESTVNIFIYNQHGRLVKVIKDAVSGVTHWDGRDNHGRLLANGLYHYVVRNEVSATADLKSKTWTKKQKLLISR is encoded by the coding sequence GTGAAGTTTAAGTCGTCCATAATAGCGGTTTTGCTCCTGGCTGTAGCCTCTTTCGCCATGAACGTGGTGGAGGATTCCCGCTCGCGCTTTGTTGCAGACGACGAGGTGCTCGATGCCTCGGTTTACGGGTGTATCGACGAACTGGGCGAGGCGGTTCCGGGAAGCCGTTTTGTCCCGGAAAATGCGACGCTTGGCGATTCAAGTGATGTGCCTTACCGCACGTACCGCGTGGCTATCCCCGCGGGTGCAAGGCCCCGGGTGTCCGTTTCCGTCAAGAAGACCATCCCGTTGGGGGCATCTTACTGCGAGGGAGCAACCCTCAAGTTTTCGCCGGTAAGGGCATCTGCCCCGTTCTTGAAGGACGGCCTCTGGATGGTGGACGTGCGCGTGCCCCTGTACGAGCGCTTCGGCAATTCGGTAAGGCTGCGCAAGGATTTCCGCCTGGAGGTGGATTTCTCCATGGTTGGTTCGGGCGTAAATCCCGGAAAGCGCGCCCTCTCGCGGGTCGTAAACACGAATGGTGCCGCTCGCTTTGGCGTGTCGCAGAATGTGTTCCGCAAGTCGCTCCGGCGTACTGCTTCGGTCGGTCCTTCCGACGTGCATTTCCTTGCGCGCTTCCTTGTGGGCGACAAGGATGTGGCAACCCACAGCGAAGACGGCCTCTATGCGGTGGATTACAGGACAATCCACAACGCCCTCCCGTACACGATGCAGGATAGCCTGAACGGCATTCCTGTCGAAAAGCTCAGGCTGTATGGTGCATCTGCCGATACCCTGCCTGCAGTGGTTCCCGGTTCTCGCGATGTCGCTCCCGCGCATCTCTTTGAAATTCCCATAGAAATCCGTGACCACTCCAAGCGCGGTTCGGGGCCCGCCAACGGAACGTTCGATGATGGCGATACAATCGTGTTTGTCGGTTATGGCACGTCGATATGGAAACTTGAAGATAGCGTCTACTACCATTCCGTTTCGCCGTATTCGTTCTACCAGTATTTCCAGCTGGGGTGGAATGGCTCGGGCGATGCGCTGCGCCTCTCGAAGACTCTCCCCGCGTACAGGGGCTCTGCGAAGGATGTTCCGTTGATGCGCTACGTGCGTGCTGAAAAGGATGTGCGGCTTCGCGACACGTATTACGGCAAGGGAATCGAGTGGGAAGAATCTTCGGGCAAGGAATGGTTCTGGCACTGGAACTGCCGCCTCGATACTGCAGTCAAGTCCGATATCGGGATGGCGCATCTTTCTAGCCTTCCGGGCCGCATTGAAGGCGGGAAAACTCTTTTGCAGGTATCGTATTTCCCGCACCGCTCCATCTGGGATTCGTTCGTGGAGCGCGAAAAGGACCAGATTCCGAGCGTGATGCTTTCGACATCGAGCATGCTGGAACGCATGAAGGAAATCCGCTACAATTTCTCCGTCAACGGGAAAACCTATTCCGATGCGGATATGAAGCTTGTCGCCTACGGGACCATGCAGGTGGCGGGTGTCCCGCTAGAGGATTCTGGCAACAGGTTCCAGCTGACGATGCTCCCGAACTCGAGGCAGTACGACCGCTTTGACGGCTATACGATTGCTTACCAGTGGAACCCGGTGGTCGACAGTGCGGAATGGTTCCTGCCGGGCCGCGTATCTGGCCTGGTTCGCCTCCCGGTTCCAAGTGGAGTGAGCCTGCTCAAGTTCCGCAACATGCAACCTGTGGGCGTGCTTGCGAGCGAGGGTGGCTATGCGCTCGATAGCGTGAGTGCGTCCGAAGACGTGAGGTACCTTGCCTACAGAAACGGCACGTACAGGACCGCTGTTCGCGTGGAGGGCCTGACCGAAGAATCGAATGACCTTCTTTTCGATGTCGCGAAAATCAACTCGAAGACGGAATACCTCATAATTTCTGCACCTGAGTTTATCGAAGGCGCTGTTGCCTTGGGCCGATTCCGTTCGGAAGGGAAGGCTATAGCCTCGTATGCGACGACTGTAGTGAATGTCGAGGATATTTATCGCCACTATACGGGCGGTTCTGCATCGCCGGTTGCCCTAAGGAACTACATCTCCTACGCGCATTCCGTGTGCCCCGATCTCCGGTTTGTGCTGCTTGTCGGTACGGGACATTTCGACTATCGCGGAATCAAGGAAAAGCTGGGCAAGAACTACATGCCGCCTTTCGAGATGGAAGATAACGTCACGGAGGATTTCTTTGCCGTGCTCGATTCGGGCGAGATGGTGCGTACCGGTTTCTACGACCTGGACTTGGCTGTCGGGCGACTCCCGATAAGTACTCCCGTTGAATTTTCCGCGTATCTCGAGAAGGCGAAGGACTACGATATGGTGGGCCGGTTCGACCATTCCGAATGGCGCAATACATTGCTGCTGACGGCGGACGACGCGAAGAACGGTACGGGGGTCGACAGGACCGGGCACACCACGTTGCAGGAAGGGCTTTCCCGTTCCATCGATTCGCTCGCGAAAAAACTCAACTACCACTGGAGCCAAAAGAAGGTTTACCTGCTTGACTACAAGGAAGATGCCGCGGGCCAGAAGAAGGCCGCCACCGAAGATTTGCTGAACGTGCTGAACCAGGGCGCCCTGATGACGACGTATTTCGGGCACGGTTCCAAGACGGACTGGGCGGCAGAAGGCCTGCTCAAGCCCAGCTACCTCTCCAGAATTTCGAATACGGGCCGCTACACGATTCTCAATTCGTTCTCCTGCATCGTGGGTCGTTTCGACGAGGGTATCAAGCGCTCGCTTTCCGAGGAATTCGTTGTTGCGAAATCGGCGGGCTCCATTGCCTCGGTGGGCGCTGCTCGTGAGACGTTTGCGACAAACAATGAAAAGTTCGGTAAGAACTTCGTGTTCAACCTGCTCCGTAACGACGGCATTACGATAGGCGAGGCCTTTATGCGGGCTAAAAATACGAATGCGGAACAGTTGACCTCATTGAACAATGCAAGCCTGTACAGACAACGTTATAATAACGAGCACTATGTGCTTATCGGCGAGCCCGTGATAAAAATACTGAGTAACGGGTTCAAGGTAACGCTCGACCAGAAAATCGATACGCTCAAGGCGCTTGACAAGGTAAAACTTTCCGGTTCCGTTTCGGGAATGGATAATGGCGTGATAGAACTTTCCATGCGAGAAAGCCGCCGGAACAAGAACCTGTTCCTGGGTGACCCCGAGCATCCGGAGGATTCTCTCGAGGTGGTGTACGATGGCACGCTGGTGTATTCCGAGAAGGTGCCGGTAACGGGAGGCCGCTACGAGACGGAATTCATAACCCCGCGCAAGATTTCGTTTGGTGATACGGCGGTGGAGCTCACTGCATGGGCGTATTCCAGCGACGAACGTGCTATCGGGCGTTACAGGGCGGGCGGCATTACCATCTCCGGTTTCTCTGCGTATGCGGATTCCATACAGGATACCGTCCCTCCGACAATTTCTATCCAGAACTGCTTTGCGAAGGGTTCGGAAAACTCGTATGCCGACGGGCAGACGGTGCGCCTGCAGTCTCCCGCATGTTTGCAAGTGATTATCGAAGATTCTACGGCGCTTGATTTCCGCGAATATGCAGATGAGGGTATATCGCTCGAGGTCGAGGGAATCGAATATCCCTACCATCCGTACCCGTATCTGGAGCAGTCCTCGAAGCGGGCGGTAGTTCACAAGTCGTTCACTGCGGAATCGTACCCGGAGGGGAAATACACCTTCAGGGTCCGTGCCCTCGACGTGCTGGGCAATACTGCCGTGAAGACGCTGAACCTGGAAATTACAGAAGATCTCAAGTCCGGCCTTGCCGACGTGTTCAACGTTCCGAATCCGGTGGGCAAGAAGGGAACCACGTTCTACTTCAAGAATCTTGCGGTGGGGCGTGAATCTACGGTAAATATCTTTATCTACAATCAGCATGGCCGTTTGGTGAAGGTCATCAAGGATGCCGTTTCGGGCGTGACGCACTGGGACGGCCGCGATAATCACGGAAGACTTCTCGCCAACGGGCTTTATCATTATGTTGTGCGTAACGAGGTCTCGGCGACTGCAGATTTGAAGTCCAAGACGTGGACCAAGAAACAGAAACTATTAATATCGAGGTAA
- a CDS encoding aldehyde dehydrogenase family protein: MIVEELNSLFEAQGKKRWQVANTTAKERIAKLKALRKAIVDRQQEFYDAVWEDFHKPQLEAWLCEIFPALAEIDDAIAHLPDWMEDKPGRWSWLFPLNRSASHFEPKGRVLIMAPWNYPFLLFLSPITAAIAAGNVVIAKPSHKTPRVSAVLESIIADVFEEDEVAVVQGAGTEIGDQLLALPFDHVFFTGSPEVGAHVAECAAKVHASITLELGGKSPAFILEDVNVADAARKIAWGKCLNAGQTCIAPDYVLCPHRLVQPFADAVADNIKKMYGDTEEIRRNCENFVHIVESHATERHKALMKDAVERGAKAVIGGADYCDIAGRYTPATVLTGVTPEMDIMQSEIFGPILPIVAYDSLEEAIAFVQSRPKPLALYIFGRNEKAIDRVLRETTSGSTCVNHCILQIENLSLPFGGVGMSGTGNYHGFYGFKTFSHERNVMHQGVFDPMQFFYPPYHKEGDKGFRAKIQRIAKKILG; encoded by the coding sequence ATGATCGTCGAAGAATTGAACAGCCTTTTCGAGGCACAGGGCAAAAAGCGCTGGCAAGTCGCCAACACGACCGCGAAGGAACGCATCGCGAAATTGAAGGCGCTCCGCAAGGCGATTGTAGACCGCCAGCAGGAATTCTACGACGCCGTCTGGGAAGACTTCCACAAGCCGCAGCTCGAAGCCTGGCTCTGCGAAATTTTCCCCGCGCTTGCAGAAATCGACGACGCGATTGCACACCTCCCCGACTGGATGGAAGACAAGCCCGGGCGCTGGAGCTGGCTGTTCCCGCTCAACCGGAGCGCAAGCCATTTCGAGCCGAAGGGCCGCGTGCTCATCATGGCTCCCTGGAACTACCCCTTTTTGCTGTTCCTCTCGCCCATCACCGCAGCCATTGCCGCGGGGAACGTCGTCATCGCGAAACCGAGTCACAAGACGCCCCGCGTAAGCGCCGTTCTCGAATCGATTATCGCAGACGTATTCGAGGAGGACGAAGTCGCCGTCGTGCAGGGAGCCGGAACGGAAATCGGAGACCAGTTGCTCGCCCTCCCCTTTGACCACGTGTTCTTTACCGGGAGCCCGGAAGTCGGCGCGCACGTCGCGGAATGTGCCGCGAAGGTCCATGCAAGCATTACGCTGGAACTCGGGGGAAAATCTCCTGCCTTTATCCTCGAAGACGTGAATGTCGCGGATGCCGCCCGGAAAATCGCCTGGGGCAAGTGCCTGAACGCAGGCCAGACCTGCATTGCGCCGGACTACGTGCTTTGCCCGCACAGACTCGTGCAACCGTTCGCCGATGCCGTTGCAGACAACATAAAGAAGATGTATGGCGATACGGAAGAAATCCGCCGCAATTGCGAGAACTTCGTGCACATCGTCGAGAGCCACGCTACTGAACGCCACAAGGCATTAATGAAGGACGCTGTTGAACGTGGCGCTAAGGCCGTCATCGGCGGTGCGGATTATTGCGATATCGCGGGCAGGTACACGCCTGCAACCGTACTTACCGGCGTCACGCCCGAAATGGACATCATGCAGAGCGAAATTTTCGGGCCCATCCTCCCGATTGTCGCCTACGATTCACTCGAAGAAGCTATTGCGTTTGTCCAGAGCCGCCCGAAACCGCTTGCACTTTACATCTTCGGGCGCAACGAGAAGGCGATCGACCGCGTGCTGCGCGAAACCACCTCGGGTTCCACCTGCGTGAACCACTGCATTTTGCAAATCGAGAACCTCTCGCTACCCTTCGGGGGCGTAGGCATGAGCGGCACCGGCAATTACCACGGGTTTTACGGGTTCAAGACGTTCAGCCACGAAAGGAACGTGATGCACCAGGGCGTTTTCGACCCCATGCAGTTCTTCTACCCGCCCTACCACAAAGAAGGCGACAAGGGCTTCCGCGCAAAAATCCAACGGATTGCAAAGAAAATACTGGGGTAA
- a CDS encoding sodium-dependent transporter, whose product MSDNREGFGSRIGFILVAAGCAIGLGNVWRFPFITGQYGGAAFILIYLLFLLIFGFPILVMEFTVGRAAQRGVGRAFNVLEKPGHKWHYAGIPMIVGNYLLMMFYTTVTGWMLYYFYRMVTMGDLMGMNPEQVGAAFGEMLGNGPLLCFWMIVATFLGLSIVALGVKRGVEGVTKIMMVALLFIMLLLVVRVLTLPGAGEGLEFYLKPDFAKLKEAGIGKVLFAALGQSFFTLSIGIGSMTIFGSYIGKTHSLPKEAANICLLDTAVALLAGLIIIPSCFAFGVKPGAGPGLIFATLPNVFAQMPAGRICGAAFFLFLSFAALSTLVAVFENIIAYWIDAHGVERSKAVKFNFVAIILLSLPCALGFNVLSGFEPFGAGSCVLDLEDFLVSNTLLPLGALVFVLFCNHRFGWKQKNFLTEANFGKGFNIPTNPVLCFYFKWILPAVIVFILAMGYIEKFAPGLYTRIFG is encoded by the coding sequence ATGAGTGACAATCGCGAAGGATTTGGTTCCCGGATAGGATTTATCCTGGTTGCAGCGGGCTGTGCCATTGGTCTCGGTAACGTCTGGAGGTTCCCGTTTATCACGGGCCAGTACGGCGGTGCCGCGTTTATATTAATTTATCTGCTGTTCCTGCTGATTTTCGGTTTCCCGATTCTGGTGATGGAATTTACCGTGGGTCGCGCAGCCCAGCGGGGGGTAGGCAGGGCATTCAATGTGCTTGAAAAGCCTGGCCACAAGTGGCACTATGCGGGTATCCCGATGATTGTGGGGAACTACCTCCTTATGATGTTCTATACCACGGTCACCGGGTGGATGCTTTACTACTTCTATCGCATGGTCACCATGGGCGACCTCATGGGAATGAATCCCGAACAGGTGGGCGCCGCGTTTGGAGAGATGCTCGGCAACGGGCCGCTTCTCTGCTTCTGGATGATTGTCGCTACGTTCCTCGGGCTTTCTATCGTGGCGCTCGGCGTGAAGCGTGGCGTGGAAGGCGTCACCAAGATAATGATGGTCGCCCTCCTGTTTATAATGCTCTTGCTCGTGGTGCGCGTGCTTACGCTCCCGGGTGCGGGCGAGGGCCTGGAATTCTACCTCAAGCCCGATTTCGCGAAACTGAAGGAGGCTGGAATAGGGAAGGTGCTCTTCGCCGCTCTCGGCCAGTCGTTCTTTACGCTCAGTATCGGCATCGGTTCCATGACCATTTTCGGAAGCTACATCGGCAAGACCCACAGCCTCCCGAAAGAGGCGGCGAACATCTGCCTGCTCGATACTGCGGTAGCGCTCCTTGCGGGCCTCATCATCATCCCGAGCTGCTTTGCCTTCGGGGTGAAACCCGGTGCGGGCCCCGGCCTCATTTTCGCGACGCTCCCGAACGTGTTCGCGCAGATGCCTGCGGGTCGTATTTGCGGTGCGGCGTTCTTCCTGTTCCTCTCGTTTGCGGCGCTCTCTACGCTCGTTGCCGTGTTCGAGAACATCATTGCCTACTGGATAGATGCCCACGGGGTGGAACGCTCGAAGGCGGTGAAGTTCAATTTTGTTGCGATTATACTGCTATCGCTGCCCTGCGCGCTCGGGTTCAACGTGCTTTCTGGCTTCGAGCCTTTCGGTGCGGGCAGCTGCGTGCTCGACCTGGAAGACTTCCTCGTGTCCAACACGCTCTTGCCGCTGGGTGCACTCGTGTTTGTGCTTTTCTGTAACCACAGGTTCGGCTGGAAGCAGAAGAACTTCCTCACCGAGGCGAATTTCGGCAAAGGCTTCAACATTCCCACGAATCCCGTGCTCTGCTTCTATTTCAAGTGGATTCTGCCCGCGGTAATCGTGTTTATCTTGGCGATGGGCTATATCGAGAAGTTTGCGCCGGGACTTTATACCAGAATTTTTGGCTAA